A portion of the Longimicrobium terrae genome contains these proteins:
- a CDS encoding non-ribosomal peptide synthetase, whose amino-acid sequence MIEQTGARADGAAAEPTRSGEGPQPYPLTPLQHGMLFQSLRAPGSGVDVEQVVCTLREAVDEDGMRRAWTTAVSRHDVLRTRFAWTGMPEPMQVVQAEAAPDLAVHDLAGPGFGGGLERWLEEDRARGFDLARDPAMRLALFRRATDEWVLVWTFHHVILDGASVAHVLREVFALYDQDADAELPARRPFRDHVAWLRERGSAEDEAFWTEWLRGVSAAEPLRGARALARDPAAEPPSGVREMRLSLPATAALRAFEQEQGVWLSTVVQAAWALLMGRCTNRRDVVFGAVRGGRATGMDGAEGMVGMLINTVPVRVLLRDDARVIDWLDELGDRLSALAEHEHAALSDVARWSGIAPGAVLFDTILDYQPRPFDAELGGAWTARELRVLRRTGFPLAMAVTGETPLRLRLDYDAEHFDAVSAERMLERFATLLERIAEDPDQRLGDVDPLPPAERRMLLHAWNQPETRLPATRTHLLVAEQAARTPDALAVACGGERMSYGELDARAERLARRLAALGVGPEVRVGLCLERGVEMVVSVLAVWKAGGAYVPMDPDAPAERLAWMLRDCAPAVLVTQTRLAAALPPHGGTTVLADGAWDEEQDADVSLPPASAGPDELAYVIYTSGSTGTPKGVAVHHGAISSHVRSATDALMTGPADVGIVQAAYTFDMWMLEVFPPLVSGGSVRLLASGELLERERVPAALAGGTLLTAVPAMFRQVVEAAADAGYGALSALRHVIIGGERVPPELLADLRRALPAGAVLRVLYGPTETTVVCTGWTVPADGRVEGHPIGTPLPGLRAYVCGAGGTLLPAGTAGELWVGGLGVTRGYLDRPALTAAAFVPDPFGPPGGRLYRTGDRVHHRSDGTLEYLGRVDEQVKIRGFRIEPGEVEAVLRRHPGVTACAVVGRDDGPGGTRLVAYVTGDAGAGELRPFLRRTLPGWMVPSVFVAVDRLPLGANGKVDRRALPAPPPAAAQAEHVAPRTEVERVLAGIWAEVLGLERVGVRDDFLELGGHSLLATRVVARIRAALEGRVTVASLFEHPTIEQLAPLLAERAAAPPADPAPGLADRTPQQLLSQMDQLSDEELDRLLASHS is encoded by the coding sequence CGTGTCGCGGCACGACGTCCTGCGCACCCGGTTCGCGTGGACCGGAATGCCGGAGCCGATGCAGGTGGTGCAGGCGGAGGCCGCGCCGGACCTTGCCGTCCACGACCTCGCCGGGCCCGGGTTCGGCGGCGGCCTGGAGCGCTGGCTGGAGGAGGATCGTGCCCGCGGCTTCGACCTGGCGCGGGACCCCGCCATGCGCCTGGCCCTCTTTCGCCGCGCCACGGACGAGTGGGTGCTGGTGTGGACGTTCCATCATGTGATCCTGGATGGTGCCTCCGTCGCCCACGTGCTGCGCGAGGTGTTCGCCCTCTATGACCAGGACGCGGACGCCGAACTGCCGGCCCGGCGCCCGTTCCGCGACCATGTGGCGTGGCTGCGGGAGCGCGGCTCCGCGGAGGACGAAGCGTTCTGGACGGAGTGGCTGCGCGGCGTCTCTGCCGCGGAGCCCCTGCGCGGGGCGCGCGCCCTGGCACGCGACCCGGCCGCGGAGCCGCCCTCCGGCGTGCGCGAAATGCGGCTCTCGCTCCCGGCGACCGCGGCGCTGCGGGCGTTCGAGCAGGAGCAGGGCGTGTGGCTCAGCACGGTGGTGCAGGCGGCGTGGGCGCTGTTGATGGGACGCTGCACCAACCGCCGTGACGTGGTGTTCGGCGCGGTGCGCGGCGGGCGCGCCACGGGGATGGATGGGGCAGAGGGGATGGTGGGAATGCTCATCAACACGGTCCCCGTCCGCGTCCTTCTCCGGGACGACGCGCGGGTGATCGACTGGCTGGACGAACTCGGCGACCGCCTTTCTGCGCTGGCGGAGCACGAGCATGCCGCTCTTTCCGACGTGGCCCGCTGGAGCGGAATCGCCCCCGGCGCGGTCCTCTTCGACACCATCCTGGACTATCAGCCCCGGCCGTTCGACGCGGAGTTGGGCGGGGCGTGGACCGCGCGCGAACTCCGCGTGCTGCGCCGCACGGGGTTTCCCCTGGCGATGGCGGTGACCGGCGAAACGCCGCTGCGGCTGCGGCTGGACTACGACGCGGAACACTTCGACGCGGTGTCGGCGGAGCGGATGCTGGAGCGCTTCGCCACCCTGCTGGAGCGGATCGCCGAAGATCCGGACCAGCGGCTGGGAGACGTCGATCCCCTCCCCCCCGCGGAGCGCCGCATGCTGCTGCACGCGTGGAACCAGCCCGAGACGCGGCTCCCCGCCACCCGCACCCATCTGCTGGTGGCGGAGCAGGCGGCGCGGACGCCGGACGCGCTCGCCGTCGCCTGCGGCGGGGAGCGCATGAGCTACGGCGAACTGGACGCCCGCGCGGAGCGGCTGGCGCGCCGGCTCGCTGCCCTGGGCGTGGGGCCGGAGGTGCGGGTGGGGCTCTGCCTGGAGCGCGGGGTGGAGATGGTGGTGAGCGTGCTGGCCGTGTGGAAGGCCGGCGGGGCCTACGTGCCGATGGACCCGGACGCCCCCGCCGAGCGGCTGGCCTGGATGCTCCGGGACTGCGCGCCGGCCGTGCTGGTGACGCAGACGCGCCTGGCCGCCGCCCTTCCCCCCCACGGCGGCACGACGGTGCTCGCCGACGGGGCGTGGGACGAGGAACAGGACGCGGACGTGAGCCTCCCGCCGGCCTCCGCCGGGCCGGACGAACTGGCGTACGTCATCTACACCTCCGGCTCTACGGGCACCCCCAAGGGCGTGGCGGTGCACCACGGCGCGATTTCCAGCCACGTGCGGAGCGCGACCGACGCCCTCATGACGGGGCCGGCCGACGTGGGGATCGTGCAGGCCGCGTACACTTTCGACATGTGGATGCTGGAGGTGTTCCCCCCGCTGGTGTCGGGCGGAAGCGTGCGCCTCCTTGCTTCCGGCGAGCTGCTGGAGCGCGAGCGCGTCCCGGCGGCGCTGGCGGGCGGCACCCTGCTCACCGCGGTCCCCGCCATGTTCCGCCAGGTGGTGGAGGCCGCCGCTGACGCGGGATACGGAGCGCTTTCGGCGCTGCGGCACGTCATCATCGGGGGGGAACGCGTTCCCCCGGAGCTGCTGGCGGATCTTCGCCGCGCCCTCCCCGCCGGCGCGGTGCTGCGCGTCCTCTACGGACCGACGGAAACCACGGTCGTCTGCACGGGGTGGACGGTTCCGGCGGACGGACGGGTGGAGGGACACCCGATCGGCACGCCGCTCCCCGGCCTGCGCGCGTACGTCTGCGGCGCCGGAGGGACGCTGCTCCCCGCGGGGACGGCGGGAGAGCTGTGGGTGGGCGGGCTGGGGGTGACGCGCGGCTACCTGGACCGGCCGGCACTCACGGCCGCGGCGTTCGTCCCGGACCCGTTCGGCCCTCCGGGAGGGCGGCTGTACCGCACCGGCGACCGGGTGCACCACCGCTCCGACGGAACGCTGGAGTACCTGGGCCGCGTGGACGAGCAGGTAAAGATCCGCGGCTTCCGCATAGAGCCGGGCGAGGTGGAGGCGGTGCTGCGCCGCCACCCCGGCGTCACCGCCTGCGCGGTCGTGGGCCGCGACGACGGGCCCGGCGGCACGCGGCTGGTGGCCTACGTCACCGGTGACGCGGGCGCCGGAGAGTTGCGCCCCTTTCTGCGCCGCACCCTGCCGGGGTGGATGGTGCCTTCCGTCTTTGTCGCGGTGGACCGGCTGCCGCTGGGCGCCAACGGCAAGGTGGACCGCCGCGCCCTTCCCGCCCCTCCCCCCGCCGCCGCGCAGGCGGAACACGTCGCCCCGCGCACCGAGGTGGAGCGGGTGCTGGCCGGCATCTGGGCCGAGGTGCTGGGGCTGGAACGCGTGGGGGTGCGCGACGACTTCCTGGAGCTCGGCGGGCACTCGCTGCTGGCCACGCGGGTGGTCGCGCGCATCCGCGCGGCACTGGAGGGCAGGGTGACCGTCGCCTCCCTCTTCGAGCACCCCACCATCGAGCAGCTGGCGCCGCTGCTGGCGGAGCGCGCCGCCGCTCCTCCCGCGGACCCCGCTCCGGGGCTGGCGGACCGCACCCCGCAGCAGCTGCTCTCCCAGATGGACCAGCTGTCCGACGAGGAGCTGGACCGCCTGCTCGCCTCCCACTCGTGA